The Rhodothermales bacterium sequence CAGGTCGGGCGCCGAATTCTGCATCAGGTATGTCTACCACGACTGATCGTTCGATCTCGTCAAAACTGCAAAGTGCGCGCTCGATTTCCTCCGGCTGAATGTTCTCTCCGCCAGATATGAACATATTGTCTCGTCGTCCTTCCACAATCAGTTGACGACGGGCTGTGAACCGACCTGTGTCGCCGGTCGAAAACCAGCCGTCAACGGATGGTGCGGGCTCCAGATCACCATCAACGAAGTAGCCCGCGAAGAGCGTCTCTCCTCGTACAAGCAACTCTCCACTTTCATCGATTCGGACCGATCTGAACGGGAGCACGCGGCCGCAGTGACCGGACTCAAGAACGTGTTCACCGCCGGTCGTTGCGCAAACCTGCGAACCCATTTCGGTCAAGCCGTACGAAACATGCAGCGGCGCGCCCGCACACACGAACGCCTCTTCCAGGTCCGGTGGGACCGGGCCTCCGCCGGCCAGGATCGCCTTGAGGCCATCTAGCCGGACGCCCTCACGAAGCATTTGCTGCATCTGAGTGGGCACCACTGAGATGTGGGTGACGTGCGTACCGGCCATCGAATCGCTCAGCGTACTTTCGCGGTCTGGAATAACCATGGTCGCGCCACCCAGCAGACAACGCAACAGAATTCCGAGCCCACCGACATGATAAAGTGGCAGCGACAACAACCAGCGATCGCCGGTCACGAGCGGGAGATTCCTGCTCGACCCGAGCGCAGAGTAGTACAGGTTGGCGTAGGTGAGAGCGGCAGCCTTCGGACAGGAGCTGCTGCCGGATGTGAACACGGCGATGCAGGGTCGGGCAGGATCGAAATCGACTTCGGCCATCAGCTCTCGAGCGCCCATGTCCTTCGTGATCTCACTCAACGGATATGCCGCCATACCGTCAAGATCGATTCGCCGTGGTTCGAGCACGGTTTGTGGACC is a genomic window containing:
- the menE gene encoding o-succinylbenzoate--CoA ligase; this encodes MNVPIRPARVPLICPTTSAAAQFGSAEAIAADTGSISFAELDVRVRAAARNLVSVGVAKEDRIGVLAHNGLETVVVILALIRLGAVCVPISTRLPLEVLGSTMATVGSRLVLFGPQTVLEPRRIDLDGMAAYPLSEITKDMGARELMAEVDFDPARPCIAVFTSGSSSCPKAAALTYANLYYSALGSSRNLPLVTGDRWLLSLPLYHVGGLGILLRCLLGGATMVIPDRESTLSDSMAGTHVTHISVVPTQMQQMLREGVRLDGLKAILAGGGPVPPDLEEAFVCAGAPLHVSYGLTEMGSQVCATTGGEHVLESGHCGRVLPFRSVRIDESGELLVRGETLFAGYFVDGDLEPAPSVDGWFSTGDTGRFTARRQLIVEGRRDNMFISGGENIQPEEIERALCSFDEIERSVVVDIPDAEFGARPVAFLEFADHELSIDEVRLRLVPLLPRFKHPVAVHVFPDGAEGELSKPSRHLLREIALSRRSHSG